The nucleotide window CACATCGGACCGTGGATCCCGAGCAGCCCCGCCTTCTTGCGCTGCCAGAGCAGCAGGGTCGTGATGTCGCTGTAGCCGACGAGGGGCTTGGCGGCCTTGCGAAAGGCGTCGGCGTCGAGCCGTTCGATGATCCGGTGGCAGCCGTAGCCGCCGCGCGCGCAGACGATCGCGTCCACGTCGGGATCGTTCACGAACCCCATCAGCTCGTCGGCGCGGCGCGCGTCCGAGCCGGCCAGGTAGCCGTCGCGATCGAGGACGTCGTCCCGAGTCACGACCTCGAAGCCGAGGCCGCGCAGTCGCGTGCGCCCGCTCTCGAGGGCATCGGGATCGAGCGGCCCGGCCGGCGCGGCGAGGGCGATGCGCGCGCCGGGTCGGATCGCGCGAGGTCGTCGAAGGCTCGGCATCTAGAAGGCCGGCTCCGTATCCGAGCCGAAGCCGTCGCCACCGGCCCCGCCGAAAACGTCCGGCCCCCCGTATCCGCCGTCGTCCGGCGGCGGCGGGGCGAAGTCGCCACCGGGCGCGTCCTCGTAGGGGTTGTCCGAGAGCGGCCAGTCGCGGAACTGCGCGAAGCGGCCTTCGAACTCGAGCTTGACCGTGCCCGTCGGACCGTTGCGCTGCTTGGCGATGATCAGCTCGGCGAGGTTCTCGTACTCCGTCTCTTTGTTGTAGACGATGTCCCGGTAGATGAAGGCGATCACGTCCGCGTCCTGCTCGATCGCGCCGGACTCGCGCAGGTCGGCGAGCATCGGTCGCTTGTCGTCCTTGCGCGTCTCCGGTCCGCGATTCAGCTGGGAGAGCGCGATCACGGGCACGTCGAGCTCCTTCGCCAGGCCCTTCAAGCCGCGCGAGATCTCCGAGATCTCCTGCTCGCGGCTCTGGGTGTTGCGGTCGCCGCGGGCGAGCTGGAGGTAGTCGACGATCACGCAGTCGAGGCCGCTCATCGAGTGGAGCCGCCGACACTTGGCGCGCATCTCGAGCACGGAGGCGGCGCCCGTGTCGTCGATCCAGATCCCGGCCTCCGCGAGTCGCCCCGCCGCGGTCATCAGCCGCGAGTGGGCCTCCGTCGAGATCAGCCCGCTCCGGAAGAGACCGAAGTCCACCTGGGAGTCGGTGGAGAGCATGCGCATGACGAGCGAGCGGGTCGTCATCTCGAGCGAGAAGATCGCGACCTTCTTGCCGTGGTCGATCGCCATGTTGCGGCCGACGTTGAGCGCGAAGGCGGTCTTCCCCATCGAAGGCCGCGCCGCGAGGATGAAGAGGTCGCCGCCCTGCAGCCCGCCCGTCATCTCGTCGAGCTTCTCGTAGCCCGTGGTGAGCCCCGTCAGCTCGCCCGACCGGTTCATCAGCATGTCGATGTGATTGACCGCGTCGTGCATCTCGACGGACATGGGCGATAGGCTCGAGCTCGCCTTCTCCTTCGAGAGCGCGAAGATCTTGCTCTCCGCTTCGTCGAGGAGCGAGTTCGCCTGCTCCCCGGCCTCGTAGCCGAGGGCCACGATTTCGGAGGCGGTCGAGATCAGATGGCGCTTGATCGCGCACTCGCGGACGATCTTCGCGTAGTGGACGATGTTCGCCGGGGTCGCCTCGTAGTCGGCGATCTCCGCCAGGGCGACCGGGCCGCCGACGCTGTCGAGGAGCGACTCCCCCTTCAGGTAGGCAGCCAGGGTGGTCAAGTCGACCGGCTCGTTGTCGTCGCGCAGCCGCGTCATCGAGCGGTAGAGCATCTGGTGGGACGGGTGGTAGAAATCGTCCTCACCGACCTCGGTCACGACCGCGTGGATCGCGTCGTTGTCGAGCAGGATCGCGGAGAGGACGGCCTTCTCGGCTTCGATGTCGTGGGGCGGGACGCGGCCGGAGAGCTCTTCGATCCCGACGTCTCGGACGGAGTCGCCTCGCCCGCGGCCGTAGCTCCGCCGATCGTCGCCTCCGCGGGTCCCTCCTCGTCCTTCGCGATCCCCGTCCCTACCGAAGTCGGCCAATGGAACTCCCCTGCTCACCCGTCCCTCTGAACCCGGACGCGCTCCACGCGCGTGGGTGCCCGTCAGCGGGCCCCGCAGCCTGCTCCGGCACGATCGATCGACGCCGCGGGAGGGGTGCGATCTCGCATGATACCACCCGCCCTAGGGGGTGGGATGGGCGACTCGATCGAAGCCTCTATCGACCCGCCGCTTCCATGGATTCCATCGCCTTCGCACGGTAGCGAGCCATGTCCTTCTCGAAGACCTTCATGTCGAAGGCGGACTCGGTCCGGAACTCGAGCAGCTTCACGCCGTCGGGCCCCGCGCGATAGGCGTAGACCTGCTCGGCCGGAAGAAAGAACCCGTCGCCGGGTCCGAGCTCCCGCTTCCCCATGACGATGCCCCCGGACACGATGTAGTAGAGGCAATCGGACGAATGGCTGTGCCGGGGCAGGACGTAGCCGGGCGCGAAGTCGATCTCGACGAGGCTGAGGCCGCCCGGCCCCTGCTGCCGGAACGGGACCGTGAGCTTCCCCGCGGCGACCATCCGCTCCATCTCGCGCTCGGTCGCCGGAGTGTCGTCGGCGCCCTCCTCGGTGAAGGACATCGCGTCCATCATGCCGGCCTCTTCGAGCGTCGGCGCCGAGGCGGCGGTGAAGATCGTCATGCGGCCCTGTTCGATCGCCTGGGATTTTTCGGTCTCGCTCATGATCTCTCCGAAGGGTTCGCGCTGGGGAAGGAAGGATCCTCTCCCGAGCGTATCGAAATCCGGGACGCACCCGACCCGTCCGGGCGCGCCCGACTCGCAGGTCCGTCGGTCGCGAGACGAGGATCCGCGGAGAGCGCCTCGTAGACGGCCGCCTGGAAGGCCCAACGGACGGGGCGCGCCTCTCCGCCCGGGACCATGAAGACCAGGATCAGATCGAGGGCGGGGTCGACCTGCCACCAGGTCCCGAAGATGCCGGGCCAGGCGAAGGCCCCGATGGAGGCGACGCCCAGCTCGGCGGTCGCGACACCTTCGATCTCCTTGACGGCGACGCCGAGTCCGAAGCCCTGCCCCGCCCAGAAATCGACCTGGTTCGCGAAGGGTTCGCCGCGACGCTGGTCCGCCGAGAGGTGGTTGCGGGTCATCGTGGCGACCGATGCCTCGGAGAGGATCCGCACCTCGCCGAGTCGTCCGCCCCCGTGCAGCATGCGAGCGAAGCGCAGGTAGTCGTCGGCGGTCGAGTAGAGCCCCCCCGCCGCGGCGGGAAAGCCGGGGATCTCCGCCTCGGAGGGAATCCACGAAGGGGGCACGCTGCCCAGGTCCTGCAGGCGAGCGAAGCGACCGAGCTTGGCCTCGGGGATCCTGAAATCGGTATCGACCATCCCGAGCGGCGCGAAGATCCGTTCGCGGACGAAGTCGGGATACTTCTGACCGGAGACCCGCTCGACGAGGATGCCCAACACGTCGAAGGAGTTTCCGTAGAGGAACGTGCTCCCGGGCTCGGCCGCGAGCGGGAGCGCGCCGACCCAGGACAACCACGCGTCGTAGCCCGCCGCGTTCTTCGCGTCGGCCGCCATCAGCGCCCTGCGCAGCGGCCCCTCCGGCGTTCTCGGCGTGGCGATGCCCGCGCTGTGGGTCAACAGGTCGACGACCCGGATCGACCGCGCCGCGGGCACCGCGGTTTCCAGCGCCGCCGTGGGATCCCGGAGGACCGTCGGCGCGGCGAGCTCGGGCAGCCAGGGGTCGATGGCGTCGTCGAGCCGGAGCCTGCCCTCGTCCACGAGGATCATCGTCGCGACCGCGGTGATCGGCTTCGTCATCGACGCGATCCGAAAGATCGAATCCCGCTGCATCGCGATTCCGGCGGCCGGATCCTGGAGCCCGACCGCCGCCGCGTGGACGACCTCGCCCCGGTGATGGACCAGCGTGACGACCCCGCCGACCGCGCCGCGATCGACGGCGGCCTGCATCGCCTCCGTGATCGAGGTCTGCGCGGCCTGGCCGATCGTCTCGGGGGCCTGATCGACGCCCGGGACGACGACGCAGGCGAGGCCCCAGGCCACCACCGCGACGCTCGCGAGCCACCGCCCGAATCGGGTGATCGATCCGCGAAGCCTGCGTCCTTCGAATGCGGCCATGCCTTCGCTCCTCCTCCGTTCGTTGCTCCCGGAGCTTGGCATATCCGCGCCGGACCGCTGCGGCACGACGGGACCGAGGGCCGCACGAACGAAAACGCCCGCCCCGCTCTCGCGGGACGGGCGTTCGATCGTTCGAAGCGAGGGAAGGACTCAGTCCTCGTTCTTCGTCTCGTCGTCGCCGTCGTCGGCCGAGGCCTCCGCGGCGGGCGCTCCGGGCTCGGCGCCGAGGCTGCCACTCGCCCCTTCGTCCGTGACCTCCGCCGACGGCGGCGGTGCACTCGCGGCGAGGACGGTGACCTTGAAGTCGGCCATGACGTCGCTGCGCAGGCGGACGGCGACCGTGTGCTCGCCGACGGTCTTGATCGGCTCGGAGAGCTGGATCTTGCGCTTGTCGACCTCGAGCCCCTGCTCGGCGATCAGCTCCGCGAGGTTCGCGGCCGTGACCGAACCGAAGAGCTTCCCTTCGTCGCCGGCCTGGGCCACGGTCTCGAGCTTCATGCCGTGGAGCTTCGCCTTGACGGCGTTCAGGTCCGACAGCTCCTTCGCGAGCTTCTCGTTGATGACCCGCTTCTGGTGCTGGACCTCGTTCACGCGCTCGGCGGTGGCGATCATCGCCTTGCCCTGCGGAATGAGGAAGTTGCGCGCGTAGCCCGGCTTGACCGAGACGATGTCTCCCGCGTCACCGAGGGCGTGCACGTCTTCGCTGAGGATGACCTGGACCGTGCCCATGTCGATCTCCTTGTTGCGTCGCGACTCACCCCGTCCGGCATGCGTGCCTCGATCGCGAAGCGATCGAAAGTGGAGCGTCGCGAAGCGATCGAATTAGAAGTGCGAGGGCGCCATGGGCAGCATCGCGAGCTGCCGGGCGCGCTTGATCTCGATCGCGAGACCGCGCTGGTGCTTCGCACAGGTCCCGGAGATGCGCCGCGGCGTCATCTTCCCGGTCTCCGTGATGAACAGGCGCAGCGTCTTCACGTCCTTGTAGGAGATCGTCAGGTTCTTGTCGGCGCAGAAGCGACAGACCTTGCGGCGCTGGAACATGCCCTTGCGCTTGGCCTGCTTGCGGGCCTTCTTCCGCGCGGCGGCGCGCAGGCGCCCCTTCACGGTCAGCGGCGCCCGGGCGGGTCGCTCCGGTCGGTCACCACGGTCCCCTCGATCTCCTCGGTCGGGTCGATCACCGCGGTCCTCGCGGCGCGGGGGGCGGTCGCGGTCGGCGGCGGGACCCGCGGGCGGGCCTCCCGGTCCACCACGGGGACCGGACGGCGGGCCACCAGCGGGGCCGGAGGGCGGGCCGCCAGCCGGGCCGGACGGCGGAGTCGATCCGCCGGCAGGGCCGGAGGGCGGGGTCGGGTTGCCACCAGCGGCGGGGCCGCTGGGCGGCTGCGGCGTGTCTTCGCTCACGACTGCTTCTCCTCATCGGCAGCGGGGGTTTCTTCGGCCGGCGCGGCGGGCTCTTCGGACGGCGCTTCGGCGGCCGGCGCGGCCTCGCCTTCGCCTTCTCCATCACCATCACCTTCACCTTCGGCAGCTTCGCCGGCGGTGGCGGCCGCAGCAGCGGCTTCGGCCGCAGCCTGGCGCTCGGCCTCTTCCTGCTCGCGGCGGGCCGCGGCTTCCTCGGCCTCGCGCTGGGCGCGCTCGGCGGCGCGCTTCTGCTGCTCGACCTCGGCCTCGGCGGCCACGGTCTTGCGTCCTTCGACGTCCTCGACTTCCTCGGTCACGAGGATCGTCAGGAAGCGAAGCACCGACTCCTCGAGGCGCAGGGCGCGCTCGATGTCCGGGACGACGGCGCCGTCGTCGAGGAACTGGAGCGTGTAGTAGTGGCCCTTGTGGAACTTGCGGATCTCGTAGGCGAGCTTGCGCTTGCCGTGATCCTCACACATGAGCCGCGTAGAGCTGCCGGCGTCGAGGACCCCGTCGAGCTTCGACAGGATGGCCTGGCTGCCTTCGTCCGAGATCTCGGGCTGGACGATGAATGTCGTTTCGTATTCCCGCAAGACGTTCCTCCTGGACGGCCGCCCTCTCCATTTCCGTCGCATCGGAGCATCGGAGAAGAAGAGCTGACCGGGCCATCCTTGTTTTCCACCGTGCGACTCACCGGAGCGCACGGAGCCGAGCCGCGGCGGGTTTCCGCGGATCGAATGGATGACCGAGGTGATGGGTTGATTGAAGGGGCGTGCAGGCCAGAACGGCGGCCCACCCCGCTGTCGGAAGCGCCTATGGGTACCACAGGTACGCACATCCGGACAAGGGCCGCGATCGCGATTCAACCCCCCGAATCTACAGCGGATTCCCCGCTCCCGGCCGGACTGGCCGCGCCCCCTCGGGCAGGCCACCCTTCCGACCATGGACATCACGCCCTACCTCGACCGGGTCGGCGTCTCCGGGCCGCTCCGGACCGACGAGGACACCCTCATCCGGCTCCACGAGGCGCACCTCCGGACCTTCCCGTACGAGAACCTCGACATCCAGCTGGGCCAGCGAAAGTCCATGGATCCGGAGCGCTGGCAGCGGCGCCTCGTGGACGAGCACCGCGGCGGCTGGTGCTACGAGATGAACGGGCTCTTCTCGTGCGTGCTCCGGGAGATCGGCTTCCGGGTCGACCGACTCGGCGGCGGCGTCTACCGCGATCGCCTCGGCGACGAATCCGTGGGCAATCACATGGTCCTGCTCGTCGATCTCGAACGACCGATGATCGCGGACGTCGGCCTCGGCGACGGCCCCTTCCACCCGTTCCCGCTCGAAGCGAGGCGTTGGTCCGAGGGCGCGTTCGCGTTCGGTCTGGAGCGGGCCGACGGGAGCTGGTGGCGCTTCCACAACCACGAGCATGGCCTGGCGAAGAACTTCGACTTCCAGGAGAAGCCCTGGGCTCTCGAAGACTACGCGCCGACCAGCGCGCAGCTCCAGGACGGAGAGGAGTCGGTCTTTCGGGCCCTCGCCATGACGTTCCGCCGCGACCCGGAGCGCATCCGCGGGCTCCGCGACCTGACGGCCATCGTGATCGAGAACGGCACGCTGGCCGAACGACGGATCGAGACCCTCGAAGACTACGCCGCCACGCTGACGCCCCTCATCGACTTCGAGCTCGGGGACGACCTGCCGCGGCTGTACACCCAGGTGCGTCACCGCGTAGCGGAGCGGAAGAGGCTCGAAGAGGCGCTCGCGAGCGACGCCTGAAGTCTCCGCTCGGCTTCGCCACCGTGACCGTGCCGTCGACGGTTCGGGATGCGGCCACGACGGAGTCGACGTCCGGGCCACGCGCCCGCGCCGCGGGTCCGAGGCGCTGCACGCGCTCCCGCCGAGCCCCGCGTCCTCAGCCCTCGAGCAGCAACGCGTGGACCCGCAGGTCCTCGGTCAGCTCCGGATGGAACGTGCAGGCGAAGCGGTTGCCCTGTCGCACCAACACGGGCGCCCCGTCGACGCGCGCGAGCACTTCGACGCCCTCCCCCGGCGCGTGCAGCAGGGGCGCGCGGATGAAGACGCACTCCATGTCCGCGAAGTCGCCGGCCGGGTCGGGGTCGGCGGGCGCCACGAAGGAATCGGCCTGCGTGCCGTAGGCGTTCCGCTCGGCCTCGACGTCGACGAGCCCGAGGGTCGGCACCGGATGATTCCGGGACTCGCGCGAGAGCAGGATCGCCCCCGCACACGTGCCCAGGACCGCCCCGCCCGCCTCGGCGAACTCCTGGATCGGCTTGACCAGCTCGTGTCGGACGAGTCCCTTCGAGATCGTCGTGCTCTCACCGCCGGGCAGGATCAGCCCCGCGAGCCCCGCGAGGTGCTTCGGGGCGAGGACACGCCGTCCTTCCGCGCCGAGGCGCTCCAGGGCCGCGAGGTGTTTCTCGATGTCGCCCTGGATGCCCAGGACGCCGACGATCGGAGGGGAAGCGGACACGTCGATCTCCAGACCGGTGACGCCGCCGACCCGGAGGTCCCGGGTCGGCGGCGCCGCGACTACCAGCCGCGGTTCGCGAGGCGCTCGCTCTCCGCGAGGGTCTCCATCTCGAGCCCCTCCATCGCGCTGCCGAGACCGCGCGACGCGTTCAGCACCTCTTCCGGGTCGTCCCAATGGGTGCAGGCATGCACGACGGCCCGAGCGCGCTTCTCCGGATCCGCGCTCTTGAAGATGCCCGAGCCGACGAAGACGGCTTCGGCGCCGAGCTGGCGACAGAGGGCCGCGTCCGCCGGCGTGGCGACGCCACCGGCCGCGAAGTTCGGGACCGGGAGCTTGCCGTGCTCGTGCACGTACTGGACGAGCGCGTGCGGCGCGCCCATGTCGCGCGCAGTCGACATCAGCTCTTCTTCCGGGAGCGCCTGGACGGCGCGGATCTCGCCGCAGACCGTGCGCAGGTGGCGCACCGCTTCGACGATGTTGCCGCTGCCGGCCTCCCCCTTCGTGCGGATCATCGCCGCGCCCTCGCCCACGCGCCGCAGCGCCTCGCCGAGGTTCCGTGCGCCGCAGACGAAGGGCACGCGGTAGTCGTGCTTCGCGATGTGGTGCTCGTCGTCGGCGGGGGTGAGGACCTCGCTCTCGTCGATGAAGTCGACGCCCATGGCTTCGAGGACTCGCGCCTCGGAGATGTGACCGATCCGGACCTTCGCCATCACGGGGATCGAGACGCACTTCTGGATGCCCTCGATCATCTCGATGGCGCTCATCCGCGCGACGCCGCCGTCCTTGCGGATGTCGGAGGGGACGCGCTCGAGCGCCATCACGGCGCAGGCGCCCGCTTCCTCGGCGATCTTCGCCTGCTCCGGGTCGACGACGTCCATGATCACGCCGTTCTTCATCATCTCGGCGAGGCCGACCTTCAACTCGAAGGCATCCGCCCCTCGGCGCAGCGCGCCGTTGCCATTGGCTCCATTGTGTTCGGACATGGGGTTCTCCTTGAAAGAACTGGGTGAGTGGTCAGAGGTGGTTGCCGGGTCGTCGTCCCGCCGATCGGCGGGCATCCCGGGATCGCTCCACGACTTCGCCCAGGGCCGCGACACCCCGCGCGATCTCGTCTTCGTTGGCGGCCGCGACGGTCAGCCGAAGCGCGCTCGACGGCCGCGCATCGGGCATGAAGAGCGTGCCCGGCGAGAAGAGCACACCCGCCCGCGCCGCTTCGGGCAGCAGGTCACGCGTGTCGATCCCGTCCGGCAGCTCGACCCAGAGCTGGTAGCCGCCATCGGGGGTCGTCCATCGCGTACCCGCCGGCATCGACTTCGACAACGCTTCTTCGAGCGCCGCATGTCGCGCACGCAGCACCTTGCGAATCCTCGCAAGATGCCGGTCGTAGCCACCGGATCGCACGAAGCGGGAGAGCCCCGCCTGGAGCAGCATCGCGTCGGAGAGATCCGTCGCGTGCTTGAGCGCGACGAGCCCTTCCAGGACGCGCCCCCGCGCCGAGAGCGAACCGACGCGCACGCCGGGGAAGAGCGACTTCGAGAACGAGAAGAGCAGGACGACGAGCCCCGCCTCGTCGAGGGCGGCGAGCGGCGGGATCTCTTCACCGCGGAAGCGCAGGTCGAGCTCGAACCCGTCTTCGATCACCGGAACGCCGTGCCGCTCCGCGATCTCGAGGATCTGCTTGCGGCGCGCGAGGCTGGTCGTGGTCCCGAGCGGATTGTGGAAGCTCGGGATCGTGTAGAAGGCCTTCACCTCGGGCTTCGCGAGCACCCGGTCGAGGGACTCGGGCTCGGCGCCCTCTTCGTCCATCGCGACCGGCGCCGCGGTCAGCCCGAGCCCCGCGAAGGACGAGAGCACGTTCGCGTAGGTCGGCACCTCGACGGCGACCTGATCTCCGGGCTGCGTGAAGAGCCGCAGCGCGAGCGAGATGCCCTGACTCGCCCCGTGACAGAGCACGTGCTCCTCGGCGGCGTGGCGGATGCCGAAGAGACCGAAGCGTTCGGACATCGCCCGACGCAGCTCGACGTCCCCCTCCGGCGAGGCGTAGGAGAACAGCTCGGCCCCCTCTTCGCGGAGCGCCGCGTCGACGCACGCACGGAACTCGTCGATCGGATAGAAGCGCGGGTCGGGGATCAGGCGGTGGAGGGCGACCGTGTCCCCGTCCGGCGCGAAGCGCGGGCGCAGATTCTCGAGCGTGATCAGCCGCTCGACCTGCGGCGACAGCGCGAGCTCGATCTCCCGATCCGCGCGCTCGTGCGAGACCGCGCCCCCCGAGCCCCCGGAGGCGCCGTTGCGCGCGGCCTCGGCCCAGGAGACCAGCGTCGAGCGCACGAAGGTGCCGGCGCCGACGCGCGCCTCGACCCACCCCTCCTCGGCGAGGGATTCGTAGGCGAGGGCGACCGTGTCCCGATGGACACCGAGCTCGCCGGCGAGGGTCCGGATGGCCGGGAGCCGCTCGCCGGGCTCCCGGCCGCCGGACTCGATCGACTGCCGGAGCTGCCGCGCGATCTGCTGGTACGCGGGCTCCGGACTCGCTTCGTCGATCGCGAGATGGGTCTGTGCGCTGGGGGACGCCATGAAGGCGGACAGTATCAGCCGGACAAAGACCCGACAATCCCAATTGTCCGGATAAAACGGATCGAATGGATCCGGACAATCTACGATCGGGCGTTGAATGTTCCCATGGCGGGCTCGAATCCGTCCGCCGCAATCCCCTCGATCGCGTCGGCGGCCCGCTCGATCGCCTCCTCGAGGACGGCCTCCTCCTCGCCGGGGAACGGCGAGAGCACGTAATCGACCACGGCCTGTCCGCCCTGCCCCGGATGCCCGACGCCGAATCGCAGCCGCCGAATCGCCCGGGTCTCGAGGACCGTCTGGATGTCCCCCATGCCGCGATGGCCCCCGGCGCCGCCGGACGGCCGCAGCCTGATCCGTCCCGTCGGCAGATCCAGGTCGTCATAGACGACGACGAGGTCACGCGAGGGGTCGAGCGCCGACCACCGTTCGAGCGCCGCCGCCACGCTCCGACCGGAGCGGTTCATATAGGTCTGGGGTGCGAGAAGGAGCGCAGGCGCGCCCCCGAGCGTCACCCTCGCGACGCGGGCCTCGAGCGCCGTGTCGTCGGACCAATCGGCCGACTGGCGCACCGCCAGTCGCTCGAGCACGAGGAAGCCGGCGTTGTGACGCGTGTGGGCGTACTCGGGCCCGGGATTGCCGAGACCGACGATCAGCCACGCGGGCCGGGCCGCGACATGGGCTGCGTCGCGGTCGACCGCCTGCTCGGATCCGGACGCCCGCGAACCCGAGAACGCGCGCAGGAGCCCCCGAACGAAGTCACGCCACCCGCCGCTCAACGCTTCCTCCTGCCGGCACGGCCATCGCACAGGCCGATGTGTCGACGACGCACCCGGACCGTCCACGCTGGACGCCTCCGCCCGGGCGCACGCCACGCGGGAGCGTATCGGATCCGACTGGAGTAGCGTCCGCGGCCCGACGGAACGCCTCGTGGTCTTCGACGCGATCTACGCGAGCGGGCGAGCCGACGAACGGAGCGAGCGCGCCCGCCGGCGTTCCCTGCCAGGCGACGGCCTTCGACGACATGACCCGCTTGATCGCGCCGATTCTCGCGCTGCTGGCGAGTACCTCACTGCTGCTGATGGGCAACGGCCTGCAGGGCACGCTGCTCCCGGTTCGAG belongs to bacterium and includes:
- the dnaB gene encoding replicative DNA helicase, with product MADFGRDGDREGRGGTRGGDDRRSYGRGRGDSVRDVGIEELSGRVPPHDIEAEKAVLSAILLDNDAIHAVVTEVGEDDFYHPSHQMLYRSMTRLRDDNEPVDLTTLAAYLKGESLLDSVGGPVALAEIADYEATPANIVHYAKIVRECAIKRHLISTASEIVALGYEAGEQANSLLDEAESKIFALSKEKASSSLSPMSVEMHDAVNHIDMLMNRSGELTGLTTGYEKLDEMTGGLQGGDLFILAARPSMGKTAFALNVGRNMAIDHGKKVAIFSLEMTTRSLVMRMLSTDSQVDFGLFRSGLISTEAHSRLMTAAGRLAEAGIWIDDTGAASVLEMRAKCRRLHSMSGLDCVIVDYLQLARGDRNTQSREQEISEISRGLKGLAKELDVPVIALSQLNRGPETRKDDKRPMLADLRESGAIEQDADVIAFIYRDIVYNKETEYENLAELIIAKQRNGPTGTVKLEFEGRFAQFRDWPLSDNPYEDAPGGDFAPPPPDDGGYGGPDVFGGAGGDGFGSDTEPAF
- a CDS encoding beta-lactamase family protein — encoded protein: MAAFEGRRLRGSITRFGRWLASVAVVAWGLACVVVPGVDQAPETIGQAAQTSITEAMQAAVDRGAVGGVVTLVHHRGEVVHAAAVGLQDPAAGIAMQRDSIFRIASMTKPITAVATMILVDEGRLRLDDAIDPWLPELAAPTVLRDPTAALETAVPAARSIRVVDLLTHSAGIATPRTPEGPLRRALMAADAKNAAGYDAWLSWVGALPLAAEPGSTFLYGNSFDVLGILVERVSGQKYPDFVRERIFAPLGMVDTDFRIPEAKLGRFARLQDLGSVPPSWIPSEAEIPGFPAAAGGLYSTADDYLRFARMLHGGGRLGEVRILSEASVATMTRNHLSADQRRGEPFANQVDFWAGQGFGLGVAVKEIEGVATAELGVASIGAFAWPGIFGTWWQVDPALDLILVFMVPGGEARPVRWAFQAAVYEALSADPRLATDGPASRARPDGSGASRISIRSGEDPSFPSANPSERS
- the rplI gene encoding 50S ribosomal protein L9, encoding MGTVQVILSEDVHALGDAGDIVSVKPGYARNFLIPQGKAMIATAERVNEVQHQKRVINEKLAKELSDLNAVKAKLHGMKLETVAQAGDEGKLFGSVTAANLAELIAEQGLEVDKRKIQLSEPIKTVGEHTVAVRLRSDVMADFKVTVLAASAPPPSAEVTDEGASGSLGAEPGAPAAEASADDGDDETKNED
- the rpsR gene encoding 30S ribosomal protein S18 is translated as MRAAARKKARKQAKRKGMFQRRKVCRFCADKNLTISYKDVKTLRLFITETGKMTPRRISGTCAKHQRGLAIEIKRARQLAMLPMAPSHF
- the rpsF gene encoding 30S ribosomal protein S6, which encodes MREYETTFIVQPEISDEGSQAILSKLDGVLDAGSSTRLMCEDHGKRKLAYEIRKFHKGHYYTLQFLDDGAVVPDIERALRLEESVLRFLTILVTEEVEDVEGRKTVAAEAEVEQQKRAAERAQREAEEAAARREQEEAERQAAAEAAAAAATAGEAAEGEGDGDGEGEGEAAPAAEAPSEEPAAPAEETPAADEEKQS
- a CDS encoding arylamine N-acetyltransferase, which translates into the protein MDITPYLDRVGVSGPLRTDEDTLIRLHEAHLRTFPYENLDIQLGQRKSMDPERWQRRLVDEHRGGWCYEMNGLFSCVLREIGFRVDRLGGGVYRDRLGDESVGNHMVLLVDLERPMIADVGLGDGPFHPFPLEARRWSEGAFAFGLERADGSWWRFHNHEHGLAKNFDFQEKPWALEDYAPTSAQLQDGEESVFRALAMTFRRDPERIRGLRDLTAIVIENGTLAERRIETLEDYAATLTPLIDFELGDDLPRLYTQVRHRVAERKRLEEALASDA
- the pdxT gene encoding pyridoxal 5'-phosphate synthase glutaminase subunit PdxT, whose amino-acid sequence is MSASPPIVGVLGIQGDIEKHLAALERLGAEGRRVLAPKHLAGLAGLILPGGESTTISKGLVRHELVKPIQEFAEAGGAVLGTCAGAILLSRESRNHPVPTLGLVDVEAERNAYGTQADSFVAPADPDPAGDFADMECVFIRAPLLHAPGEGVEVLARVDGAPVLVRQGNRFACTFHPELTEDLRVHALLLEG
- the pdxS gene encoding pyridoxal 5'-phosphate synthase lyase subunit PdxS encodes the protein MSEHNGANGNGALRRGADAFELKVGLAEMMKNGVIMDVVDPEQAKIAEEAGACAVMALERVPSDIRKDGGVARMSAIEMIEGIQKCVSIPVMAKVRIGHISEARVLEAMGVDFIDESEVLTPADDEHHIAKHDYRVPFVCGARNLGEALRRVGEGAAMIRTKGEAGSGNIVEAVRHLRTVCGEIRAVQALPEEELMSTARDMGAPHALVQYVHEHGKLPVPNFAAGGVATPADAALCRQLGAEAVFVGSGIFKSADPEKRARAVVHACTHWDDPEEVLNASRGLGSAMEGLEMETLAESERLANRGW
- a CDS encoding PLP-dependent aminotransferase family protein, with protein sequence MASPSAQTHLAIDEASPEPAYQQIARQLRQSIESGGREPGERLPAIRTLAGELGVHRDTVALAYESLAEEGWVEARVGAGTFVRSTLVSWAEAARNGASGGSGGAVSHERADREIELALSPQVERLITLENLRPRFAPDGDTVALHRLIPDPRFYPIDEFRACVDAALREEGAELFSYASPEGDVELRRAMSERFGLFGIRHAAEEHVLCHGASQGISLALRLFTQPGDQVAVEVPTYANVLSSFAGLGLTAAPVAMDEEGAEPESLDRVLAKPEVKAFYTIPSFHNPLGTTTSLARRKQILEIAERHGVPVIEDGFELDLRFRGEEIPPLAALDEAGLVVLLFSFSKSLFPGVRVGSLSARGRVLEGLVALKHATDLSDAMLLQAGLSRFVRSGGYDRHLARIRKVLRARHAALEEALSKSMPAGTRWTTPDGGYQLWVELPDGIDTRDLLPEAARAGVLFSPGTLFMPDARPSSALRLTVAAANEDEIARGVAALGEVVERSRDARRSAGRRPGNHL
- the pth gene encoding aminoacyl-tRNA hydrolase produces the protein MIVGLGNPGPEYAHTRHNAGFLVLERLAVRQSADWSDDTALEARVARVTLGGAPALLLAPQTYMNRSGRSVAAALERWSALDPSRDLVVVYDDLDLPTGRIRLRPSGGAGGHRGMGDIQTVLETRAIRRLRFGVGHPGQGGQAVVDYVLSPFPGEEEAVLEEAIERAADAIEGIAADGFEPAMGTFNARS